The Catenuloplanes niger genome includes a window with the following:
- a CDS encoding sporulation protein, whose translation MVFKRFMQALGVGGPSVETVLANPNARPGGYLEGQVHVTGGDHATDIEYVSLGLVTRVEVESGDSEYDTTQEFHRSRLTGAFRLEPGQRHDIPFRFDVPWETPITHVYNQYLHGMTMGLRTELEVARAVDKGDLDQVAIFPLPAQERILDALQQLGFRFTRADVERGRIYGVEQTLPFYQEIEFYPPPQYASGINQLELTFVATARHLQVVLEIDKRGGLFTEGHDAFGRFTVDWATADSTNWVAQLDNWLRQSAQRRGLFF comes from the coding sequence TGCTCGCCAACCCCAACGCCCGTCCCGGTGGTTACCTGGAGGGCCAGGTCCACGTCACCGGCGGCGATCACGCCACCGACATCGAGTACGTCTCCCTCGGCCTGGTCACCCGCGTGGAGGTGGAGAGCGGCGACAGTGAGTACGACACCACGCAGGAGTTCCACCGGTCGCGGCTGACCGGCGCGTTCCGCCTGGAGCCGGGGCAGCGCCACGACATCCCGTTCCGCTTCGACGTGCCGTGGGAGACGCCGATCACCCACGTCTACAACCAGTACCTGCACGGCATGACCATGGGCTTGCGCACCGAGCTGGAGGTGGCGCGCGCGGTCGACAAGGGCGACCTGGACCAGGTGGCGATCTTCCCGCTGCCGGCCCAGGAGCGCATCCTGGACGCGCTGCAGCAGCTCGGCTTCCGGTTCACCCGGGCGGACGTGGAGCGCGGCCGGATCTACGGCGTGGAGCAGACGCTGCCGTTCTACCAGGAGATCGAGTTCTACCCGCCGCCGCAGTACGCGTCCGGCATCAACCAGCTGGAGCTGACGTTCGTGGCGACCGCCCGCCACCTGCAGGTCGTCCTGGAGATCGACAAGCGGGGCGGGCTCTTCACCGAGGGTCACGACGCGTTCGGCCGGTTCACGGTCGACTGGGCCACCGCGGACTCCACGAACTGGGTCGCGCAGCTGGACAACTGGCTGCGTCAGTCCGCCCAGCGCCGCGGCCTGTTCTTCTGA
- the dtd gene encoding D-aminoacyl-tRNA deacylase, translating into MRAVIQTVSRASVTVGGEVVGSIGEGLLVLLGVTHTDTPAVAETMARKIHELRLLPGEKSAADLGAGILVVSQFTLYGDARKGRRPTWSAAAPAEAAEPLVTAVVEALRERGAKVETGRFRTHMLVESVNAGPNTLILDL; encoded by the coding sequence ATGCGAGCGGTGATTCAAACGGTGAGTAGGGCAAGTGTGACCGTGGGTGGAGAGGTGGTCGGGTCCATCGGTGAGGGCCTGCTGGTGCTGCTGGGAGTGACGCACACGGATACGCCGGCCGTCGCGGAGACGATGGCCCGGAAGATCCATGAGCTGCGGCTGCTGCCGGGGGAGAAGTCGGCGGCCGACCTCGGCGCGGGGATTCTCGTGGTCAGCCAGTTCACGCTCTACGGCGACGCGCGCAAGGGCCGGCGGCCGACCTGGTCGGCGGCGGCGCCGGCCGAGGCCGCGGAGCCGCTCGTCACGGCCGTGGTCGAGGCGCTGCGGGAGCGAGGCGCCAAGGTGGAGACCGGACGCTTCCGCACCCACATGCTGGTGGAGAGCGTCAACGCCGGTCCCAACACCCTGATCCTGGATCTTTAG
- the sigB gene encoding RNA polymerase sigma factor SigB: MVLQMVMENAISPAVAAGENTPVADDALETVVDLDATDERGVSADLVRAYLNGIGRTKLLTAVQEVELAKRIEAGLYAEELLGTADRGAATADLTVIVAEGRKAKDHLLEANLRLVVSIAKRYTGRGMAFLDLIQEGNLGLIRAVEKFDYTKGYKFSTYATWWIRQAITRAMADQARTIRIPVHMVEQVNRMVRARRELSVSLGREPSVAEIATAMGVQEFQVIELISYDREPVSLDQAVGEDGESALGDFVAADSVQPGEGTTPGELRNEVEIVLSSLSQREQAVIRLRFGLDDGRQRTLDEVGREFGLSRERIRQIEKVTLLKLRDPSRATRLEAYALSR; this comes from the coding sequence GTGGTCCTGCAGATGGTGATGGAGAACGCGATCAGCCCGGCCGTCGCGGCCGGTGAGAACACTCCGGTGGCGGACGACGCCCTGGAGACGGTTGTCGACCTGGACGCCACGGACGAGCGAGGTGTCTCGGCCGACCTGGTGCGGGCATACCTGAACGGGATCGGCCGCACGAAGCTGCTCACCGCCGTGCAGGAGGTCGAGCTCGCCAAGCGGATCGAGGCCGGCCTGTACGCGGAGGAGCTGCTCGGCACCGCGGACCGGGGGGCGGCGACCGCGGATCTGACCGTCATCGTGGCAGAGGGCCGCAAGGCCAAGGACCACCTGCTGGAGGCGAATCTTCGCCTGGTCGTCAGCATCGCGAAGCGCTACACCGGTCGCGGCATGGCGTTCCTGGACCTGATCCAGGAGGGCAACCTCGGCCTCATCCGCGCCGTCGAGAAGTTCGACTACACCAAGGGCTACAAGTTCTCCACGTACGCCACCTGGTGGATCCGCCAGGCCATCACCCGCGCCATGGCCGACCAGGCCCGCACCATCCGCATCCCGGTGCACATGGTCGAGCAGGTCAACCGCATGGTCCGGGCCCGCCGTGAGCTGTCCGTGTCGCTGGGCCGCGAGCCCTCCGTCGCGGAGATCGCCACCGCGATGGGCGTGCAGGAGTTCCAGGTCATCGAGCTGATCTCGTACGATCGCGAGCCGGTCAGCCTGGACCAGGCGGTCGGCGAGGACGGCGAGAGCGCGCTCGGCGACTTCGTGGCCGCGGACAGCGTCCAGCCCGGCGAGGGCACGACGCCCGGCGAGCTGCGCAACGAGGTCGAGATCGTGCTCTCCTCGCTCTCCCAGCGCGAGCAGGCCGTGATCCGCCTCCGCTTCGGCCTCGACGACGGCCGGCAGCGCACGCTCGACGAGGTCGGCCGCGAGTTCGGCCTCTCCCGCGAGCGCATCCGCCAGATCGAGAAGGTCACGCTCCTCAAGCTCCGCGACCCCAGCCGCGCCACCCGCCTCGAGGCGTACGCGCTGTCCCGCTGA